One stretch of Callospermophilus lateralis isolate mCalLat2 chromosome 11, mCalLat2.hap1, whole genome shotgun sequence DNA includes these proteins:
- the Pigw gene encoding glucosaminyl-phosphatidylinositol-acyltransferase PIGW isoform X1: MALKEKMSQKQMKEAFVSNLNGTSVLEINQGLCFPAFCILCRGLLLIFSQHLCSFSHTWRTRFFIDFVVLIVPLVYTLTILPAIILPEHITIMICCGGLLLYQIYQRRTCYARMPVQKILEKFMKISLESKYNPAITYYRVINSIFTAIAILAVDFPLFPRRFAKTELYGTGAMDLGVGSFVFGTAMVCPEVRRKYTKGSRFYYLTKSLYSSWPLFFLGLGRLIVIKSIGYQEHLTEYGVHWNFFFTIIVVKLITSLLLMIIPLNKSWMVAVSIAMLYQLALDFTPLRRLILYGTDGSGSRVGFLNANREGIISNLGYVAIYMAGVQTGLYILKNRTHIKDWFKAACCLLLAAISLFISLYILQVNVEAVSRRMANFAFCVWIVASSLILLSSLVLSDIILIFAKFLIKGALVPCSWKLTQASSTNKKHSESLVPEAERKESSLCLITALNRNQLIFFLLSNVTTGLINLTVDTLHSSTSWALFLLKLYMFTNCLIIYLLNLQGKTIKFW, encoded by the exons ATGGCCCT GAAGGAAAAAATGTCTCAAAAACAGATGAAAGAAGCTTTTGTCAGTAACCTCAATGGAACCAGCGTGTTGGAAATCAACCAGGGCTTGTGCTTTCCTGCATTCTGTATCCTGTGCAGAGGGCTCCTGCTCATTTTCTCACAGCATTTGTGTTCCTTTTCACATACCTGGAGAACTCGATTCTTCATTGACTTTGTTGTTTTAATAGTTCCCCTGGTGTACACTTTGACCATTTTGCCTGCAATTATCCTTCCTGAGCATATCACTATAATGATCTGTTGTGGAGGGCTGCTGCTCTATCAAATTTACCAAAGGAGAACTTGCTATGCCAGAATGCCTGTCCAGAAAATCCTTGAAAAATTCATGAAAATCAGTCTAGAATCAAAATACAATCCAGCCATTACCTATTACCGTGTAATTAACAGTATATTTACAGCTATTGCCATTTTGGCTGTGGACTTCCCACTTTTTCCCAGAAGATTTGCCAAAACTGAGCTCTATGGAACAGGGGCAATGGATTTGGGAGTAGGCAGCTTTGTTTTTGGGACTGCAATGGTTTGTCCAGAGGTCAGGAGAAAATATACCAAAGGGTCCAGATTTTATTATCTTACAAAATCATTGTACTCTTCTTGGCCATTATTCTTCCTGGGACTAGGACGGTTAATTGTTATAAAATCCATAGGCTATCAGGAACATTTAACTGAGTATGGAGTTCACTGGAACTTTTTCTTTACCATAATAGTTGTGAAACTGATAACATCACTGCTTTTAATGATTATTCCCCTAAATAAATCCTGGATGGTGGCAGTCAGCATTGCCATGTTATACCAGCTAGCCCTTGACTTTACCCCCCTGAGGAGGTTAATTTTATATGGCACTGATGGCAGTGGCTCGAGGGTTGGTTTTTTAAATGCCAACCGAGAAGGAATAATCTCTAATTTGGGGTATGTGGCGATATATATGGCTGGCGTACAAACAGGGTTATATATTCTTAAGAatagaacacatatcaaagactGGTTCAAGGCAGCATGTTGTCTTCTACTAGCAGCTATTAGCCTCTTCATCTCTCTCTACATACTTCAAGTAAATGTAGAAGCAGTGTCCCGAAGAATGGCCAATTTTGCCTTTTGTGTGTGGATAGTTGCTTCTAGCCTGATCCTTCTTAGTTCTTTAGTATTGAGTGATATAATTTTGATTTTTGCCAAATTTCTAATTAAAGGGGCTCTAGTACCATGTTCTTGGAAACTTACCCAAGCATCTTCTACAAATAAAAAGCATTCAGAATCTCTAGTCCCAGAAGCTGAAAGAAAAGAATCCAGTCTTTGTTTAATCACAGCTCTGAACAGAAACCAGCTGATTTTTTTCTTGCTGTCAAATGTAACAACTGGTCTGATCAACCTAACAGTAGATACATTACATAGCAGTACCTCATGGGCCTTATTTTTACTCAAACTCTATATGTTTACTAACTGTTTAATTATATATTTACTTAATTTGCAAGGtaaaactataaaattttggtaa
- the Pigw gene encoding glucosaminyl-phosphatidylinositol-acyltransferase PIGW isoform X2, with protein MSQKQMKEAFVSNLNGTSVLEINQGLCFPAFCILCRGLLLIFSQHLCSFSHTWRTRFFIDFVVLIVPLVYTLTILPAIILPEHITIMICCGGLLLYQIYQRRTCYARMPVQKILEKFMKISLESKYNPAITYYRVINSIFTAIAILAVDFPLFPRRFAKTELYGTGAMDLGVGSFVFGTAMVCPEVRRKYTKGSRFYYLTKSLYSSWPLFFLGLGRLIVIKSIGYQEHLTEYGVHWNFFFTIIVVKLITSLLLMIIPLNKSWMVAVSIAMLYQLALDFTPLRRLILYGTDGSGSRVGFLNANREGIISNLGYVAIYMAGVQTGLYILKNRTHIKDWFKAACCLLLAAISLFISLYILQVNVEAVSRRMANFAFCVWIVASSLILLSSLVLSDIILIFAKFLIKGALVPCSWKLTQASSTNKKHSESLVPEAERKESSLCLITALNRNQLIFFLLSNVTTGLINLTVDTLHSSTSWALFLLKLYMFTNCLIIYLLNLQGKTIKFW; from the coding sequence ATGTCTCAAAAACAGATGAAAGAAGCTTTTGTCAGTAACCTCAATGGAACCAGCGTGTTGGAAATCAACCAGGGCTTGTGCTTTCCTGCATTCTGTATCCTGTGCAGAGGGCTCCTGCTCATTTTCTCACAGCATTTGTGTTCCTTTTCACATACCTGGAGAACTCGATTCTTCATTGACTTTGTTGTTTTAATAGTTCCCCTGGTGTACACTTTGACCATTTTGCCTGCAATTATCCTTCCTGAGCATATCACTATAATGATCTGTTGTGGAGGGCTGCTGCTCTATCAAATTTACCAAAGGAGAACTTGCTATGCCAGAATGCCTGTCCAGAAAATCCTTGAAAAATTCATGAAAATCAGTCTAGAATCAAAATACAATCCAGCCATTACCTATTACCGTGTAATTAACAGTATATTTACAGCTATTGCCATTTTGGCTGTGGACTTCCCACTTTTTCCCAGAAGATTTGCCAAAACTGAGCTCTATGGAACAGGGGCAATGGATTTGGGAGTAGGCAGCTTTGTTTTTGGGACTGCAATGGTTTGTCCAGAGGTCAGGAGAAAATATACCAAAGGGTCCAGATTTTATTATCTTACAAAATCATTGTACTCTTCTTGGCCATTATTCTTCCTGGGACTAGGACGGTTAATTGTTATAAAATCCATAGGCTATCAGGAACATTTAACTGAGTATGGAGTTCACTGGAACTTTTTCTTTACCATAATAGTTGTGAAACTGATAACATCACTGCTTTTAATGATTATTCCCCTAAATAAATCCTGGATGGTGGCAGTCAGCATTGCCATGTTATACCAGCTAGCCCTTGACTTTACCCCCCTGAGGAGGTTAATTTTATATGGCACTGATGGCAGTGGCTCGAGGGTTGGTTTTTTAAATGCCAACCGAGAAGGAATAATCTCTAATTTGGGGTATGTGGCGATATATATGGCTGGCGTACAAACAGGGTTATATATTCTTAAGAatagaacacatatcaaagactGGTTCAAGGCAGCATGTTGTCTTCTACTAGCAGCTATTAGCCTCTTCATCTCTCTCTACATACTTCAAGTAAATGTAGAAGCAGTGTCCCGAAGAATGGCCAATTTTGCCTTTTGTGTGTGGATAGTTGCTTCTAGCCTGATCCTTCTTAGTTCTTTAGTATTGAGTGATATAATTTTGATTTTTGCCAAATTTCTAATTAAAGGGGCTCTAGTACCATGTTCTTGGAAACTTACCCAAGCATCTTCTACAAATAAAAAGCATTCAGAATCTCTAGTCCCAGAAGCTGAAAGAAAAGAATCCAGTCTTTGTTTAATCACAGCTCTGAACAGAAACCAGCTGATTTTTTTCTTGCTGTCAAATGTAACAACTGGTCTGATCAACCTAACAGTAGATACATTACATAGCAGTACCTCATGGGCCTTATTTTTACTCAAACTCTATATGTTTACTAACTGTTTAATTATATATTTACTTAATTTGCAAGGtaaaactataaaattttggtaa